From the genome of Brassica oleracea var. oleracea cultivar TO1000 chromosome C4, BOL, whole genome shotgun sequence:
TTCTGTAATGAAGAAGCGCCTCGTCGTGTAGACCCCACTCTTCCGCCCTAACTCCTTTAGCGATCTCCTCTTTCGCTAAATCGAAGTAGCCTTTGAGCTTATAAGCAACTCGTTCGTTAGTAACCGAACCTCCATTGACGCTGCTGTTCATGGAATCGGAAGAGGTTGATACGGTGGGATCGTGTTTGGATATTTCGTGGCGATGGGTGATGTCTTCTTCTTCTTCGGTGAAGATTGAGCTAAAGGAATCGATTATACCTCTGAGGAAACTCATATCTAACAAAAAAAAAAGAATTCGAAATTCAGACAACGCAGATACGTGAACATAACGACATAGTTGGATTCACTCACCAGGTTTTGCTCGGAGATTGAATTCATTGTCCGAGAGGAATCAAATCGAATCAAAATAATCGAATGAACTGGAAACTAAGTAAAGATTCATACGTGAAGAAGTCTTTAACCTTCTAAATAGGAAAGAGGGTTTGGATTCGTTTCAAAAGGCCGACATTTTCATTTTGGGCCCAACTAACCATCTTGGGCCTGATACGCTTATAGTAGCATAGCGTGTTAATAAATACTCACAGTTGAGCCAAGCGTGAACTATTGATAAAAAAAAACCTCAAGAAAGATGGAAGCAAACACCCAAATTTTTCATTCTACTCAAAAATAAATAATCCACTTTTACATATTGAAAGAGATGTTTGGAAAATTTGAACTATCACAACGTTAGAGAATCCGAACTAGTTTTACAGCCAGCTAGTACACAAAACTGAGTTCATGGCCCCATCTTATTGCATGGTCACGGTAGGAATCTGAACGCCTGGTCTAGAGGTCCATCCATTGCGAGATCTGTAAGCTTCAATAGCCTCTAATCGCAGCCTCTCCTTGGAAGCACTCATAGGAGTCTTTCTTGCCTGTCAAAATAAAAACATATAATCAATCATTTGAACCAGATATAACATAAGCTATTACAGTTAGAAACTCTATATACCTTTGGAACAACGGCCAGCTTTGGTGGAGCTAGAACCACATCACCAAATCTAATCTGCTCATGCTTTGGGAAGTTTTCTCGGAGTGTATCTTCTGTCTTCCCTTTCTTCTTTTGCTTCTTGGCCTCCCAATACCTGTGCATTAGCGTAGGATCAAATCATCAAACTCAAACATAACATACAAGTATTGGCCTTTAAGAGACAAAAAAAACTTATGGAACAAAGGCTGCTTACTTCTTCTTGCGCTCTTTCCTTTTGGACCGACCATCCAACTCCGCAAGTTCCTGTTCGAAACGAAGGTCCTTAATCTCATTCCTCTTTCTCTTTTTCTTCTTCTTGTCATCTCCCTTGTTCAACGTTATATCGTCTCCATCATTCTCATGATCAGAGGAGGTTGTGTAGCCCTCAGATTTGCTTTCTTCAACCGCCTTTGCTTCTGACTTAGCTTCACTCCCAGGCTTGACCTTCTAATTATAAAAAAAAAAAATCATATGTTTCACAAAGCTAACACATTTTAATAAAAATACTACATTTAATCAAAGAAAGGAATTGAGAGTAAATAAAAACCATGAAAGGATTGCACTTTCTACAAACTTATAATCAATAACTCAAGATCAACGAGACAACACCATGATTAAGTTGTTATATACCAAAATATTCATTTAATCCAATGGCAAAAAAACCCTACAATTGATTTGATTTTAACTAATACCTTGGCAGCATCAACTCCAGCTTTAGCTTTCTTCTCTTTCTTATCTACAACTTGTTTAGTAGAATCTGAAAGGAAGAGAACATACAACAAACAGTCAGACACATAGAGAAATCACAAATACAAATTAAAAAAAAAAACTCTTTCTTTCTCTCTACTACCTTGAGGAGGAGGAGGAGAGGTGTAGTTCATGAGAACACGGAGCTTGGAAGGAAGAGCATCTTGCTTCGAACGATCAGGCGGCGGCGGGAGTCTCGCCGGTCCGCCATGAGATGCCAAATAGTTTTTCTCTCTCCTCTTCTTACCTTTCCCTCCCATCTCTTCTCTCTTTTTTTTTTCTCTCTCGCTCTCTCCGACGAATCGAGCGGTTGCCCTACTTAGCTGCCGTCGAAACTTGTAGGAGGCGACTAAATTGGGCCCAGGCCCATATCGTTAACCCAATAACATTTCACTAAACCAAAAAAAAAAAACCGTATTACAAGTTTTATTTTCTAATAATTTTACTCTTAAATTTTTTTGTGCATTTTCATTCAATATAACTTTTAAAAGCATCCTCATTGGGGGAGTATCTAACCAAAGATTCTAAAAATATTATAAATTAATAGATGGGTATGTTAAAATTCTTGGAAAACCAACCAAATAATATACTCATTTGACATATTATTGGTTAAATTTGAATAATATTTTAATTAAATAATATTTGCTATACATACATACACTAATATGTAAGTTTTGAACTATGTAAGTTTAGAACTCCATGGTCGAAAGCGATGAGCCCAACCTCATAATCATTCAAGGAAGCGAAGAGCTGAACCTCATCGTCCTATGGCTCAAAAATTTGGACAAGATGCTATCTTCGTTTCTTTTATTAGGCTAAGATAGCATCTTGTCCAAATTTAGTAATGAATACAAAAAAAGAACTTTTATAGAGAAATTCCAATGGAAATTTTCGAAGGATATACTAAAAGACTACATGCAATGAGGTAGTTGAATATCATATTCAACGCTAGCCATTTCTCATGGGAAGAAAACTTCAAATTTAAACAGCAAAGAACTATACCTTTGTGATGATCTTTTAATTTTATGTATAACTGTTTGATGGAAACTTTTAAACGAGTTATACATTTAACCTCAAAGAAAAACAAGAGGTAACAATAGTATAATGGTTACTTATATGCGCGTTTCTTGACAGGAACGGCATGTAACGGGTTGGTCCTATGTAGTGTAATACCAAATGTCTCGTCCATGTCCAAATCCTCAGAAGCAACACCATTTGGAAGCTTCCAATCAAAGAAATAAAGAAGTGAACCAAGCATGAGGGACACAGTCACCACAGCTAAAGGCAGCCCCGGGCAGATTCTTCGTCCGCCCCCAAACGGTGTTAACTCATAGTCTCTACCTTTCACATCAGTCTCTTTACCCAAAAACCTCTCTGGCTCGAACCGGGTTGGATTCTCCCACACTGCTGGATCTCGTCCTATGGCCCAAACGTTCACTAGAACTTGAGTATCTTTAGGCACCATGAGCCCAAGAATCTCCACGTCAGCTTCAGCTTTACGTGGGACAAGAAATGGAGCAGCAGGATGTAATCGAAAAGTTTCTTTCACAACTGCTTGTAAATACGGCAAATGTGAGATATCAGATTCTTGAACGATGCCGTTTTGGCCTATCACACAATCCATCTCGCCTTGAGCTCTGGCTAGTGATTTTGGGTTATTAAGTAACTCTGCCATTGCCCACTCTAGGGTGCTAGAGCTTGTATCCGTGCCTGCTGCAAACATATCCTGACATATTATCACATATTAGGGAATTTAGGATTTATAAAACTGCATATCAAAATGAATGGATAATTTTTGCAAGATGGCAAGACAGTTTTTAATGACTATGAAGTTATGGACCTAATTAAATGAATGTGTATTTATT
Proteins encoded in this window:
- the LOC106339804 gene encoding protein PXR1-like isoform X1; the encoded protein is MGGKGKKRREKNYLASHGGPARLPPPPDRSKQDALPSKLRVLMNYTSPPPPQDSTKQVVDKKEKKAKAGVDAAKKVKPGSEAKSEAKAVEESKSEGYTTSSDHENDGDDITLNKGDDKKKKKRKRNEIKDLRFEQELAELDGRSKRKERKKKYWEAKKQKKKGKTEDTLRENFPKHEQIRFGDVVLAPPKLAVVPKARKTPMSASKERLRLEAIEAYRSRNGWTSRPGVQIPTVTMQ
- the LOC106339804 gene encoding protein PXR1-like isoform X2, which translates into the protein MGGKGKKRREKNYLASHGGPARLPPPPDRSKQDALPSKLRVLMNYTSPPPPQDSTKQVVDKKEKKAKAGVDAAKVKPGSEAKSEAKAVEESKSEGYTTSSDHENDGDDITLNKGDDKKKKKRKRNEIKDLRFEQELAELDGRSKRKERKKKYWEAKKQKKKGKTEDTLRENFPKHEQIRFGDVVLAPPKLAVVPKARKTPMSASKERLRLEAIEAYRSRNGWTSRPGVQIPTVTMQ
- the LOC106339240 gene encoding cytochrome P450 76C4-like, producing the protein MAELLNNPKSLARAQGEMDCVIGQNGIVQESDISHLPYLQAVVKETFRLHPAAPFLVPRKAEADVEILGLMVPKDTQVLVNVWAIGRDPAVWENPTRFEPERFLGKETDVKGRDYELTPFGGGRRICPGLPLAVVTVSLMLGSLLYFFDWKLPNGVASEDLDMDETFGITLHRTNPLHAVPVKKRAYK